A single window of Methanobacterium sp. DNA harbors:
- a CDS encoding ABC transporter ATP-binding protein, translating to MGNNKYKNSLLGQYTRNLTELMPRKVALAIALMVVISFNEAVSLLILIPLLQLVGLDVGQGSLGQLAGLVSSFFTALGLQPTLIMVLVIYVLVISLSAFLTRYQTIKTSQIQYEFAAHLRKRLYNSIINSSWLFFSRMKTSNFAHALTNEIDRISVGTGQFLTFIASIMILVVYIVFALELAGLLTGVIFAVGIAILLILRRRASKSRSSGEEITTTTRDIYYSIMQHLDGMKTIKSFGMQEKNIQVFSDQTNQVASNYLETIKSYADVKLLFDVGTVIVLAIMVLVLIQVIKLPTASLFLLIYLFVRMIPLFSSIQRAYQYFINMLPAFRNVMDLEEQCLENSEIAGSGDTVEGELELKKEIRFEDVTFSYRSEEHFTIKDMKLKIPAGKTTAIAGPSGAGKSTVADLVMGLIQPDGGKVAVDKWIVSDKLLTYWRNRIGYVAQETFLFNESIRFNLLLACPDAEEDDLKEALKLAAAYDFVFKLPEGLGTIIGDRGVRLSGGERQRLALARALLRKPSLLIMDEATSNLDSENEKKILKAIENLHGDITILMIAHRLSTIKNADYIYLIDGGKIMESGTWDELLKNEKGWFWDICGVQGVNR from the coding sequence CAACGAGGCAGTTAGCTTGCTGATTCTAATTCCCCTCCTACAACTGGTGGGCCTGGACGTGGGTCAGGGGTCACTGGGACAACTTGCAGGATTAGTATCATCATTTTTCACGGCTTTGGGTTTGCAACCAACTCTAATCATGGTTTTGGTTATTTATGTATTGGTGATAAGCTTAAGTGCATTTTTAACCCGATACCAGACCATTAAAACATCCCAAATCCAGTACGAATTCGCCGCCCACCTCAGAAAACGCCTTTATAATTCCATTATTAATTCTTCATGGTTGTTTTTTTCTAGAATGAAGACCTCAAACTTCGCCCATGCACTTACCAATGAGATTGACAGAATAAGTGTGGGGACTGGTCAGTTTTTAACTTTCATTGCCAGTATCATGATTTTGGTGGTGTACATTGTCTTTGCCTTAGAACTGGCTGGACTCCTCACGGGTGTTATTTTTGCAGTGGGAATTGCCATTCTTTTAATCCTTAGGAGAAGGGCTTCCAAGTCTCGGTCCAGTGGTGAGGAGATAACCACAACTACAAGGGATATATATTATTCTATAATGCAGCACTTGGATGGTATGAAAACCATCAAGAGCTTTGGAATGCAGGAAAAAAACATCCAGGTTTTTTCCGACCAGACTAACCAGGTTGCCAGTAATTATCTGGAAACCATTAAAAGCTACGCTGATGTTAAATTGTTATTTGATGTTGGTACTGTGATTGTACTGGCTATTATGGTCCTGGTCCTTATTCAGGTAATCAAGTTACCCACAGCTAGTTTATTTTTATTGATATACCTCTTCGTGAGGATGATTCCTCTGTTTTCATCTATCCAGCGTGCCTATCAGTACTTTATCAATATGTTACCAGCCTTCCGGAATGTGATGGATCTGGAAGAGCAGTGCCTGGAAAATAGTGAGATTGCTGGTTCTGGAGATACCGTTGAGGGAGAACTTGAACTTAAAAAGGAGATCCGCTTTGAAGATGTCACTTTTTCATATAGGAGTGAAGAACATTTCACCATAAAAGATATGAAACTCAAGATCCCTGCTGGTAAGACAACAGCCATAGCAGGACCATCTGGTGCAGGTAAGAGTACAGTGGCTGATCTGGTCATGGGACTCATACAGCCCGACGGAGGAAAGGTGGCTGTGGATAAATGGATTGTTTCTGATAAGTTACTCACATACTGGAGAAACAGGATCGGATACGTGGCCCAGGAGACTTTTCTTTTCAATGAAAGTATTAGATTTAACCTGCTACTGGCCTGTCCGGATGCAGAGGAAGATGATCTCAAGGAAGCCCTGAAACTGGCTGCGGCCTATGATTTTGTCTTTAAACTTCCTGAAGGATTGGGCACCATAATAGGAGATAGGGGTGTCAGATTGTCAGGGGGTGAACGGCAACGCCTTGCACTGGCACGGGCTTTATTGCGAAAACCATCCCTATTAATAATGGATGAAGCCACCAGTAACCTGGATTCAGAGAACGAGAAAAAGATATTGAAGGCCATTGAAAACCTTCACGGTGACATAACTATCTTAATGATTGCCCACCGGCTTTCCACCATTAAAAACGCGGATTATATTTATCTAATTGATGGTGGAAAGATTATGGAGTCGGGGACCTGGGATGAATTATTGAAAAATGAAAAAGGTTGGTTCTGGGATATCTGTGGGGTGCAGGGTGTCAATAGGTGA